GACGACTTCGACCGTGGAGGGGCTGCGGGTGGCCGTCCAGGAGGGAGTGCTGGACGGCGAGGACGGACAGCTGTTGGAGGCCGCGTGGACGACGGCGATGCGGGCGCGCAACGCCGTGATGCTGGTGCGCGGCAAGGGGAGCGATCAGCTGCCGAAGCGCTCGGGGGAGCTGGCCGCGGTGGCGGCGGCTCTGGGCTATCCGGCCGGTTCCGATTCGGGGCAGGTGCTGGACGACTACCTGCGCGCGACCAGGCGGGCTCGTGGTGTGGTGGAGCGGATCTTCTACGAGGCCCCGCAGCGGTGACCGCGGAGGGTGCGGTGGTGCCTGCCCGCTGCGCGTGCCGGCCGATGAGGAACGACTGTCGACGAGGAGTCCCGACGAGGAATCCGGCTGGCTCGTTCGGAGCTTTCGCCGCCGAACAGTGGAATACGGTTGCTCCGGAACGGTGTTGGAACGGGCATGAAGGCTATGGCGCTCACCGAATTCGGCGAACCCGACGTTCTTTCACAACAGGAGCTGGACGATCCGCTGGTCGGCCCCGACCGCGTGCTGGTGGAGACCAGGGCGGCCGGAGTCAACCCGGTGGACTGGAAAATCAGGCGCGGATACCTGCGCGGGGCGTTCCCGCACCACACCCCGTTGATCTCCGGCTGGGACGTCTCCGGGGTCGTGCGCGCTGTGGGGCCCGCGGTGACGCAGTACAAGCCGGGCGACGAGGTCGTCGGCTACGTGCGCGAGGACCACGTGCAGAACGGGACCTACGCCGAGCTGGTCTCCGCCCCGGAGCGCACTCTGGCGCACAAACCGAGCTCGGTCGATTTCACCCGGGCTGCCGGGCTGCCGCTGGCCGGGTTGACCGCGCTGCAGATGCTGCGGTCCGTGGATGCCGACTCCGGGGACGTGGTGCTGGTGCACGCTGCCTCGGGCGGCGTGGGGCACTTGGCCGTGCAGATCGCGCGGGCGCTGGGCGCCGAGCGGGTGATCGGCACCGCTTCGGAGCGCAATCACGAGTTCCTGCGCGAGCTGGGGGCGGAGCCGGTGACCTACGGTCCGGGTCTGCCGGAGCGGGTCGCCGAGCTTCTCGGTGGTGATGGCAAGATCGACGCCGCCGTGGACTTGGCCGGGGGCACGGCGTTGACCGAGACTCCGGGGATGCTGCGGGACAGCACGCGGCACGCCTCGGTCGAGGACCCGGACACGGTGCTGGGCCAGGGCGGTCACTACGTGTTCGTGCGTCCCGACACGGGCGAGCTGAACTGGCTGGGTGGGCTCATCGACCGCGGTGAGCTGCACGTCGAGGTGCAGCGGAGCTTCCCGCTGAACGAGGCCGCACGGGCCCACGAACTGCTCGAGGAAGGTCACGTGCGCGGAAAGCTGGTTCTCACGGTCGAGTGAGAGCTCGCGGGCGGGTGTCGTCGACGCGTGTCCGGCGGACACGCCGCCCGCGTCTCCCGCCCCGCGTGGATCCGCTGACCGGACGGGCAGAGACACGCAGAAGGGCCCCCGCCGAGCGCGGGGGCCCTTTCTGCTCACGAGCGCGGGGATCCGTCGATCACACGTCGTAGTAGAGCGCGAACTCGTACGGGTGCGGACGGAGCCGGAGCGGGTCGATCTCGTTCTCCCGCTTGAGCGCGATGAAGTTCTCCAGGAGGTCCTCGGTGAACACGCCGCCCTCGAGCAGGTAGTCGTGGTCGGCCTCCAGGTTGTCCACGGCCTCGGCGAGGCTGGAGGGAACCTGCGGGACGTTCTTGGCTTCCTCCGGCGGAAGCTCGTAGAGGTCCTTGTCGATCGGCTCGGCCGGCTCGATCTTGTTGCGGATGCCGTCCAGGCCCGCCATCAGCATCGCGGCGAACCCGAGGTAGGGGTTGCCGGAGGGGTCGGGGCAGCGGAACTCGACGCGCTTGGCCTTCGGGTTGGTGCCCGTGATCGGGATCCGCATGCAGGCGGAGCGGTTGCGCTGCGAGTACACCAGGTTGACCGGGGCCTCGAAGCCGGGGACCAGCCGGTGGTAGGAGTTCACCGTCGGGTTGGTCAGCGCCAGCAGGCTCGGGGCGTGATGCAGGATGCCGCCGATGTAGTACCGGGCGGTGTCGGACAGCCCCGCGTAACCGGACTCGTCGTGGAACATCGGGGCGCCGTTCTGCCACAGCGACATGTGGCAGTGCATGCCCGAACCGTTGTCGCCGAACAGCGGCTTCGGCATGAAGGTGACGGTCTTGCCGTTGCGCCACGCGGTGTTCTTGACGATGTACTTGAACAGCTGCAGGTCGTCGGCCGCGTGCAGCATGGTGTTGAACTTGTAGTTGATCTCGGCCTGGCCGCCGGTGCCCACCTCGTGGTGCGCGCGTTCCACGTCGAAGCCGGCCTTGATGAGCTCGCTGGTTATCTCGTCGCGCAGGTCGGCGTAGTGGTCGTAGGGCGGGACGGGGAAGTAGCCGCCCTTGTAGCGGGTCTTGTACCCCTTGTTGCCGCCGTCCTCGGCCCGTCCGGTGTTCCACCACCCCTCGACCGAATCCACTTCGTGGAAGGAGGAGTTCGCGTCCTCGGAGTAGCGCACCGAGTCGAAGATGTAGAACTCCGCCTCGGACGCGAAGAACGCGGTGTCGGCGATTCCGGACTCGTTCAGGTACTGCTCCGCCTTGCGCGCGATGTTGCGCGGGTCACGGCTGTAGGGCTCCAACGTGAACGGGTCGTGCACGAAGAAGTTGAGGATCAGCGTCTTCTCGATGCGGAACGGGTCGATCCGGGCCGTGTAAGGGTCGGGCAGCAACAGCATGTCCGATTCGTGGATCGACTGGAAACCACGCACCGAAGAGCCGTCGAAGGCCAACCCCTCGGTGAAGGTGTCGTGGTCGAACGCCGAGGCGGGGACGGTGAAGTGCTGCATGACGCCCGGCAGGTCGCAGAACCGGACGTCGACGAACTTCACACCCTCGTCGGAGATGAAGCGTAGGACCTCGTCTGGATTCTTGAACACCCTCGATGGCTCCTTCACGCGTTGGTGCCGCTCATCGGGGCAAGCTCTTGCCGCCGACTCGGGAACGAAGTTAAGGACGGGGTGTTGCCCCACCGTCACCCCCGTGTTTCGCCGACGTTAACGAAACGCGGCCGGGTTTTCGATCGTGTTGTGCTGCCCGTTCAGCCCCCGGGAGCAGGTCGTGCGGGCGCGGGCTCGTGGCCGGGGAGTCCGCGGTGTGGGAGGAAGCGAGCTCCGGGACGGCCCGTATGCTGGGTCTCGTGGGTAGAGTACTCGGGTCCTGGTTGTCCGGCCCAGCGGCCGCGCGCGAGTCCGCCGAGCCGCAGCAGAGCTGGCGCGGCGAACGTATCGGCCTGCCGGAAAGCGGTTCCGGTTCCGCGGCCCCCACCGGGCGACGTGCGGTGGGGTTCCTGCTGGACATCGTGCTGGCGGCCTTGGTGGCCGGATTGTTCACCGCGCCTGAGCTCCCGAAGAACTGGAGCCTGCTCGCGTGGGTGCTGATCACCTTCGTCCCGGTCGCCTTCTTCGGGTTCACCCCGGGGATGGCCGTGGTCGGGATATGGGTGGCGCGGCTCGACGGTTCGGCGACCGTGGGGATCCCCAGGGCGCTGTTGCGCTGCGTTCTGAGCGCGGTGATCGTCCCAGCGGTGCTGTGGAACCTGGACGGCAGGTCCTGGCACGACCGGGTGAGCGGAACTGTCGTGCTGCGCCGTTGACGGTGCTGACGGCTCTGTTACGTCCCCGGAAACAGTTCCCGCGGACGGGTGAGGGCGGGTAACCGGAGCTTCATCCGCGCCCCGCTCCGCCCGCGCACGTTCCGGCGGAGACCGCCTCCGGTGCGCGGCCTCCGCGCTCCGTGGCGGAGGCCGCGCCGTGCGGGAGGCGTGGACTACGCCACGGGGAGCCTTCCCTGCTACTTCCTGCGGGTGGCGCGTTGCATGTTGCGCATCTTGGCGCCCTGCGGAGCGGGGCCCTTGGGCGCGGCCGTCCCCCTGTTCCCGATGGCTTCGAGGCGCTTGTCCAGGGAGTCGATCTGGCCCGCGTTGATGTTGCGCGGCAGCTTCATGATCTTGGACTGGAGCTTGCTCAGCGGGACCTGGTCCTGCTCGTCCCCGACGATGAACTCGTAGATGGGGGTGTCGCCCACCAGCCGGGAGATGCGCTTCTTCTCCTGGCTCATGAGGTTCTTGACCCGGTTCGGGGAGCCCTCGCCGACCAGCACGACCCCCGGCTTGCCGATGACCCGGTGCACCGCGTCGAGCTGACTGGTCCCGGCCACTCCCTGGGCCAGCTGCCACTTGCCCCGCATGTTCTCCAGGGCCCAGCCCGCCGCGCCGGGCTGCCCGCTGGCCTTCTTGTAGACGTTGGCCTGCACGCGCCTGCCGAAGATGATGACCGCTCCCAGCGCACCGAGGACGACGCCCACGGGGAGGAAGAACCACTGCAGTCCCCAGACGAGGCCGAGTAGGAACGCCACTACGGCCGTGCCGAGCAGCACCGCGAGCATCAGCGGTACGAGCAGCCGATCCTCCCGGCGTTGCATCTTGAACGCCTCGAACAGCTGTTTGCGGCGGGCGCTCGACGCCTGCCGCTTCTGCTTGGCCGCTTCTTTCTTGGCGGCCCGGTCCTGCTTGGCCATACCCACAGGATACGGCCGGGGATGCGGGAGGCGTCCATACGGTTCGCCCCGGGCCGGAGCGGCTCGTTGAGGAGCGCTTCCCGGGGCGCGGCCCGCACGCGCGGGCCGGCGGTGCGGGTGGGCGGGTGCCGGTGCGCCCACCCGCACCGCTTCGGTCCCGATCGTCGGTTCGCGAAGCGGCGAGCGCGGAATTTCCGCGGTCACCGCGGCCGGGTGGGCGCCGGTGGCGCCTGCCGGCTCAGCGGGACAGCAGGTTGCTGGCCTCCTGGGCCGCCGTTCCGGCCTTGGCCAGGTGCGCCAGGTTCTCCGGAAGCGGCATGCCGCGGTGCTCGGTGGCCTTGGCGTACAGCCTCCCGGCGCGGTAGCTGGACCGCACCAGCGGGCCCGCCATGACCCCGGGGAACCCGATCCGCTCCGCCGCCTTGGTGTGCTCCACGAACTCCTCGGGCTTGACCCAGCGGTCCACCGGGTGGTGCCGCGGGCTGGGACGCAGGTACTGCGTGATGGTGATGATGTCGCAGCCCGCCTCGTGCAGGTCGCGGAGCGTGGGTTCGACCTCCTCCGGGGTCTCGCCCATCCCGAGGATCAGGTTGGACTTGGTGACCAACCCGGCCTCGCGGGCGAGCGTGAGCACCTTGAGCGAGCGGTCGTAGCGGAAGGCGGGTCGCATCCGCTTGAACACGCTCGGAACCGTCTCGATGTTGTGCGCGAGCACCTCCGGACGCGATCCGAAGACCTCGGCGAGCTGTTCGGGTTCGGCGTTGAAGTCCGGGATGAGCAGCTCGACACCGGTTCCGGGGTTCAGATCGTGGATCTGACGCACCGTCTCCGCGTACAGCCAGGCCCCGCCGTCCTCCAGGTCGTCACGGGCCACACCGGTCACGGTCGAGTAGCGCAGGCCCATCGCCTGCACCGACTCCGCGACCTTCCGCGGCTCGCTGGTGTCCAGCGCGGCGGGTTTGCCCGTGTCGATCTGGCAGAAGTCACAGCGGCGGGTGCACTGGTCCCCGCCGATGAGGAAGGTGGCTTCCCTGTCCTCCCAGCACTCGAAGATGTTGGGGCAGCCCGCCTCCTCGCAGACGGTGTTGAGGCCCTCGCGCTGTACCAGTCCCTTGAGCTCCTGGTACTCCGGACCCATGCGGGCACGCGTCTTGATCCAGGACGGCTTCTTCTCGATCGGCGTTTGGCTGTTGCGGGCTTCCAGCCGCAACAACTTCCGCCCCTCCGGCGCCACAGTCACGACCACAGGTTACGCCCCGGTGGCCGGACGGCGACAATGACCGAGGTCACCCGATCTTCACTCGAAGGTCGCACCCGCGGATTCCGGAGCACCGGGTCAGCGCCCCGAAGCCGTCCACGGCGACCGCGCACCCGCGAGCGGGCGGGGCGGGTGCTAGCGGGGTGGTTCCACACCGGTCAGCTCGGCGGTGACCTCCCAGAGGCGCTTCGCGGTCGCGTCGTCCTCGGCGGCGGGGCTCTTCCTGGCCCGTTTGGGGAACCCGCGGGTCTCGGCCACCCGGGAGGGGCCGAAGAAGTCGTCACCGGAAACCCCGGGGGCGGTGGCCGCGTAGAGCTGGGGAAGGGCGCCGATCTCCACCCGCTGGTTGATCGCGCCGGTGACCGAGCGGAGCACCTTGTCCACGGGGCCGGGCAGCCCGCGCTGCCGGGTGGAGTTGGGGAGCAGCTCGGTCGCGGTCGTTCCCGGGTGCGCGGAGACGCCGATCACGTTGGCTTCCGCCGCGCGGAGCCTGCTGTCCAGCTCGCGGGTGAACAGCAGGTTGGCCAGCTTGGACTGCGAGTAGGCCCGCATCGGGGTGTAGCGGCGGCGCCGGAAGTTCGGGTCCGTGGTGTCGAGCCCGCCGCCGTGGTGGGCGAGACTGGTCAGGGTCACCACTCGCGCGCTCGCCGAACCGCGCAGGGCGGGCATCAACAACCAGGTCAGCGCGGCGTGGCCGAGGTGGTTGGTCCCGAACTGCAGCTCGTGGCCGTCCGCGGTGCTCCGGTGCGGGGTCGCCATGACTCCGGCGTTGTTCATCAGCAGGTCCAGCCGGTCGCCGGTGCGCTCCCTGACGGCGGGGGCGGCGTCGCGGACCGAGTTCAGCTCGGCCAGGTCGAGCCGGATCAGTTCGGGAGGTGTCGCGGCCGTGGCCGCGACCTCGCGCAACGCGGTCGTCCCCCGTTCGGAGTCCCGGCAGCCGAGCAGCACCCGCGCGCCGCGCTCGGCGAGGACGCGGGCGCTGTGCAGCCCCAGGCCGGAATTCGCCCCGGTGATCAGGACCGTCCTGCCGGTCTGGTCCGGGATGGCGCTTTCGTCCCACTTGGTCATGCCGCAGTCCTACCCCACGGTGATCACCGGGACAACGCCGCGTCCCCCTTCGGTGGTCGCCGGTCGGCGGTCGGACGAGCTCGGAGGTGGCGCGCCTGCACTGCTCGATCAGGGGAGAGCACCCGCAGCGGGGCGGTACGCGGGAGCGGGGCGCTCCGGAGCTCGTTAGCCTCGAGCACGTGACCGAAGAATTCAAGCTCAGGATCTTCACCGAGCCCCAGCAGGGGGCCACCTACGACGACCTGCTCCGGGTGGCGCGCACCACGGAAGAGGCGGGCTACGACGCCTTCTTCCGCTCCGACCACTATCTGCGAATGGGGGACGTGAACGGACTGCCCGGCCCGACCGACGCGTGGTTGACGCTGGCCGGACTGGCGCGCGAGACCTCGCGGTTGCGGCTGGGCACGCTGATGAGCGCGGCGACGTTCCGCCTGCCCGGTCCGCTCGCGATCTCGGCCGCCCAGGTGGACCAGATGTCCGGGGGGCGGGTCGAGCTCGGGCTCGGCAGCGGCTGGTACGAGGAGGAGCACACCGCCTACGGCATCCCGTTCCCACCGCTGCGGGAGCGCTTCGACTGGTACAGCGAGCAGCTGGAGATCGTCACCGGGATGTGGGCCACGCCCTCCGGTTCCACCTTCGACTACCAGGGGACCCACTACCGGATCAGTGACTCCCCGGCGCTGCCGAAGCCGGTGCAGAGTCCCCGTCCTCCCGTGCTCATCGGAGGGGCGGGCAAGAAGCGAACCCCCGAGCTGGCGGCGAGGTTCGCCGACGAGTTCAACCTCCCCTTCGTGGACGAGGACACGGCGCGGGCCCAGTTCGAACGCGTCGACGCGGCGTGCCGGGAGGTCGGC
The sequence above is a segment of the Actinopolyspora saharensis genome. Coding sequences within it:
- a CDS encoding LLM class F420-dependent oxidoreductase, which codes for MTEEFKLRIFTEPQQGATYDDLLRVARTTEEAGYDAFFRSDHYLRMGDVNGLPGPTDAWLTLAGLARETSRLRLGTLMSAATFRLPGPLAISAAQVDQMSGGRVELGLGSGWYEEEHTAYGIPFPPLRERFDWYSEQLEIVTGMWATPSGSTFDYQGTHYRISDSPALPKPVQSPRPPVLIGGAGKKRTPELAARFADEFNLPFVDEDTARAQFERVDAACREVGRDPAEIVRSAALVLCVGRNESELARRAEAIGRDVDELRANGLAGTPAEVVDKIGRWRRNTGITRAYLQVLDLTDPDHLELVASEVAGSLD
- a CDS encoding DUF4191 domain-containing protein — its product is MAKQDRAAKKEAAKQKRQASSARRKQLFEAFKMQRREDRLLVPLMLAVLLGTAVVAFLLGLVWGLQWFFLPVGVVLGALGAVIIFGRRVQANVYKKASGQPGAAGWALENMRGKWQLAQGVAGTSQLDAVHRVIGKPGVVLVGEGSPNRVKNLMSQEKKRISRLVGDTPIYEFIVGDEQDQVPLSKLQSKIMKLPRNINAGQIDSLDKRLEAIGNRGTAAPKGPAPQGAKMRNMQRATRRK
- a CDS encoding NADP-dependent oxidoreductase translates to MKAMALTEFGEPDVLSQQELDDPLVGPDRVLVETRAAGVNPVDWKIRRGYLRGAFPHHTPLISGWDVSGVVRAVGPAVTQYKPGDEVVGYVREDHVQNGTYAELVSAPERTLAHKPSSVDFTRAAGLPLAGLTALQMLRSVDADSGDVVLVHAASGGVGHLAVQIARALGAERVIGTASERNHEFLRELGAEPVTYGPGLPERVAELLGGDGKIDAAVDLAGGTALTETPGMLRDSTRHASVEDPDTVLGQGGHYVFVRPDTGELNWLGGLIDRGELHVEVQRSFPLNEAARAHELLEEGHVRGKLVLTVE
- the glnA gene encoding type I glutamate--ammonia ligase, yielding MFKNPDEVLRFISDEGVKFVDVRFCDLPGVMQHFTVPASAFDHDTFTEGLAFDGSSVRGFQSIHESDMLLLPDPYTARIDPFRIEKTLILNFFVHDPFTLEPYSRDPRNIARKAEQYLNESGIADTAFFASEAEFYIFDSVRYSEDANSSFHEVDSVEGWWNTGRAEDGGNKGYKTRYKGGYFPVPPYDHYADLRDEITSELIKAGFDVERAHHEVGTGGQAEINYKFNTMLHAADDLQLFKYIVKNTAWRNGKTVTFMPKPLFGDNGSGMHCHMSLWQNGAPMFHDESGYAGLSDTARYYIGGILHHAPSLLALTNPTVNSYHRLVPGFEAPVNLVYSQRNRSACMRIPITGTNPKAKRVEFRCPDPSGNPYLGFAAMLMAGLDGIRNKIEPAEPIDKDLYELPPEEAKNVPQVPSSLAEAVDNLEADHDYLLEGGVFTEDLLENFIALKRENEIDPLRLRPHPYEFALYYDV
- a CDS encoding RDD family protein, which gives rise to MLGLVGRVLGSWLSGPAAARESAEPQQSWRGERIGLPESGSGSAAPTGRRAVGFLLDIVLAALVAGLFTAPELPKNWSLLAWVLITFVPVAFFGFTPGMAVVGIWVARLDGSATVGIPRALLRCVLSAVIVPAVLWNLDGRSWHDRVSGTVVLRR
- a CDS encoding oxidoreductase translates to MTKWDESAIPDQTGRTVLITGANSGLGLHSARVLAERGARVLLGCRDSERGTTALREVAATAATPPELIRLDLAELNSVRDAAPAVRERTGDRLDLLMNNAGVMATPHRSTADGHELQFGTNHLGHAALTWLLMPALRGSASARVVTLTSLAHHGGGLDTTDPNFRRRRYTPMRAYSQSKLANLLFTRELDSRLRAAEANVIGVSAHPGTTATELLPNSTRQRGLPGPVDKVLRSVTGAINQRVEIGALPQLYAATAPGVSGDDFFGPSRVAETRGFPKRARKSPAAEDDATAKRLWEVTAELTGVEPPR
- the lipA gene encoding lipoyl synthase, whose protein sequence is MTVAPEGRKLLRLEARNSQTPIEKKPSWIKTRARMGPEYQELKGLVQREGLNTVCEEAGCPNIFECWEDREATFLIGGDQCTRRCDFCQIDTGKPAALDTSEPRKVAESVQAMGLRYSTVTGVARDDLEDGGAWLYAETVRQIHDLNPGTGVELLIPDFNAEPEQLAEVFGSRPEVLAHNIETVPSVFKRMRPAFRYDRSLKVLTLAREAGLVTKSNLILGMGETPEEVEPTLRDLHEAGCDIITITQYLRPSPRHHPVDRWVKPEEFVEHTKAAERIGFPGVMAGPLVRSSYRAGRLYAKATEHRGMPLPENLAHLAKAGTAAQEASNLLSR